A genome region from Setaria italica strain Yugu1 chromosome III, Setaria_italica_v2.0, whole genome shotgun sequence includes the following:
- the LOC101760509 gene encoding pentatricopeptide repeat-containing protein At4g02750, whose amino-acid sequence MVFPIKWSTPPMAHRQHLRRFLSSAAARAAAPIPARRVPRPSGTSAQSARIRELGRLGRLSEAREVFDAMPFRDIIAWNSMISAYCNNGMPDAARSLADAISGGNLRTGTILLSGYGRAGRVRDARRVFDEMPVRNTVAWNAMVTCYVQNGDVTLARRLFDAMPCRDVSSWNAMLTGYCHSRQMVDARNLFEQMPERNTVSWTVMISGYVLIEQHGKAWDMFRMMHYDGMSPEQPNLVSVLSAISHLGNLNILESIHVLVHKAGFERDVVIGTAMLNAYTRGVSMLDTAVKFFEGMAERNEYTWSTMISALSQGGRIDDAVTVYQRDPLKSVPSRTAMLTGLAQCGRINDARVLFDQIPEPNTVSWNAMITGYMQNEMVDEAEELFNRMPFRNTISWAGMVAGYAQNGRSEQALVLLQALHRNGMLPSLSSLTSSFFACSNIEALETGKQVHSLAVKAGCQFNSYVCNALITMYAKCKNIGFVRQIFDRMTVKDTVSYNSFITALVQNDMLEEARDTFDNMPIRDVVSWTTIISAYAQADQGNDAIEIFRSMLQEHELPNSPILTILLGVGGNLGASKLGQQIHTLAVKLGMDSGLIVANALISMYFKCGSADSLKVFDSMEERDIFTWNTVITGYAQHGLGREAIRIYQQMESAGVLPNEVTFVGLLHACSHSGLVDVGRQFFKSMSCDYGLTPLLEHYACMVDLLGRAGDVQGAEQFIYDMPIEPDAVIWSALLGACKIHKNVHIGRRAAEKLFSIEPSNAGNYVMLSNIYSSQGMWDEVAKVRKLMKEQGVNKEPGCSWMQIKNRMHSFVTGDEEHEQIQDIYATLQELYTLLKATGYVPDTEFVLHDIDEEQKESSLLYHSEKLAVAYGLLVTPKGMPIQIMKNLRICGDCHSFIKFVSHVTKREIDIRDGNRFHHFRNGNCSCGDFW is encoded by the coding sequence ATGGTGTTTCCGATCAAATGGAGCACGCCACCGATGGCTCACCGTCAGCACCTCCGTCGCTTCCtctcatccgccgccgcccgagccgccGCCCCGATCCCCGCGCGGCGCGTCCCGCGGCCGTCCGGCACCTCCGCGCAAAGCGCCCGTATCCGGGAGCTCGGCCGCCTCGGCCGCTTGAGCGAGGCCAGGGAGGTGTTCGACGCGATGCCCTTCCGCGACATCATCGCCTGGAACTCCATGATCTCCGCCTACTGCAACAACGGGATGCCCGACGCCGCGAGGTCGCTCGCCGACGCGATATCCGGCGGGAACCTGCGCACGGGCACCATTCTCTTGTCGGGCTACGGGCGCGCCGGGCGCGTGCGCGACGCTCGCAGggtgttcgatgaaatgcccGTGCGGAACACCGTGGCGTGGAATGCCATGGTCACCTGCTATGTCCAGAATGGGGACGTCACCCTTGCGCGAAGGCTGTTCGATGCAATGCCGTGCAGGGATGTCTCGTCGTGGAATGCAATGCTTACTGGGTACTGCCATAGCCGGCAGATGGTGGATGCAAGGAATCTGTTTGAACAAATGCCAGAACGCAACACAGTTTCTTGGACAGTGATGATTTCTGGGTATGTTCTGATTGAGCAGCATGGTAAGGCTTGGGACATGTTTCGCATGATGCACTATGATGGAATGTCACCAGAGCAACCAAACCTAGTCTCTGTGCTTTCAGCTATAAGTCACCTTGGTAATCTCAACATACTAGAGAGTATCCACGTTCTTGTCCATAAGGCTGGCTTTGAGAGGGATGTGGTAATAGGCACTGCCATGCTTAATGCATACACTAGGGGTGTGAGTATGCTTGACACTGCAGTAAAATTCTTTGAAGGAATGGCAGAGAGGAATGAGTACACATGGTCAACCATGATCTCTGCACTATCTCAAGGTGGACGGATAGATGATGCTGTTACTGTCTATCAAAGGGACCCTCTAAAGTCTGTTCCTAGTCGGACTGCAATGCTCACAGGGCTTGCTCAGTGTGGAAGGATTAATGATGCAAGGGTTTTATTTGATCAGATTCCTGAGCCTAATACTGTATCCTGGAATGCCATGATTACTGGGTACATGCAGAATGAAATGGTTGATGAGGCAGAAGAGCTTTTCAACAGGATGCCTTTTAGAAATACAATATCTTGGGCTGGGATGGTTGCAGGGTATGCACAGAACGGGAGGAGTGAACAAGCTTTGGTTTTGCTACAGGCGCTCCACCGGAACGGGATGTTACCTAGCCTGTCTAGTTTGACTAGTAGCTTCTTTGCTTGTTCGAATATTGAAGCTCTTGAGACAGGAAAGCAGGTGCATTCGCTTGCAGTAAAGGCTGGTTGTCAGTTCAATAGCTATGTATGTAATGCACTGATTACTATGTACGCCAAGTGCAAAAACATAGGTTTTGTGAGACAAATCTTTGATCGCATGACAGTTAAAGATACAGTATCATATAACTCTTTTATTACTGCACTTGTACAGAATGATATGTTGGAAGAAGCAAGAGATACATTTGACAATATGCCCATTCGAGATGTTGTTTCTTGGACTACTATAATATCTGCATACGCACAAGCTGACCAGGGGAATGACGCAATAGAGATTTTCAGAAGTATGCTTCAGGAGCATGAGTTACCCAATTCACCAATATTAACGATACTTCTTGGTGTTGGGGGAAATCTTGGTGCTTCCAAACTTGGACAGCAGATTCACACCCTTGCTGTCAAGCTAGGTATGGATTCAGGACTTATAGTGGCTAATGCTCTCATCTCGATGTATTTCAAGTGTGGTTCTGCAGATTCCCTTAAGGTTTTTGATTCAATGGAGGAAAGAGACATTTTTACATGGAATACCGTTATTACAGGCTATGCTCAACATGGCCTTGGAAGAGAAGCCATCAGGATATATCAACAAATGGAATCTGCAGGAGTGTTGCCAAATGAGGTCACTTTTGTGGGGCTTTTACATGCGTGTAGCCATTCTGGTTTGGTAGATGTAGGGCGTCAGTTTTTCAAATCCATGAGCTGTGATTATGGATTAACTCCTCTGCTGGAGCACTATGCTTGCATGGTGGACCTTCTTGGGCGAGCTGGTGATGTGCAAGGAGCTGAACAGTTTATTTATGATATGCCTATTGAGCCAGATGCGGTGATCTGGAGTGCTCTTCTTGGGGCATGCAAGATTCACAAGAACGTACATATTGGTAGAAGAGCAGCTGAGAAACTTTTCTCTATTGAGCCATCAAATGCTGGCAATTATGTTATGTTGTCAAATATATACTCCTCCCAAGGGATGTGGGATGAAGTTGCGAAGGTACGAAAACTTATGAAAGAACAAGGTGTGAACAAGGAACCTGGTTGTAGCTGGATGCAGATAAAGAACAGAATGCACTCATTTGTCACTGGAGATGAGGAACATGAGCAAATTCAAGATATATATGCTACCCTTCAGGAGTTGTATACTTTGTTAAAAGCTACAGGA
- the LOC101761196 gene encoding receptor-like protein kinase At3g21340, producing the protein MAAWSWLPLLVAVAAAAAALRVHGQVAPDSTGFISIDCGIPEKSSYVDGATKLPYVSDAGFTDAGANHNVSAEYINPSFSRRYLNVRSFPGAPRSCYTLGSLTPGSKYLFRAVFMYGNYDGLNKPPVFDVHLGVNYWTTVNVTAASAAVLAEAIAVVPDDSVQVCLVDTGAGTPFISGLDLRPLTSALYPQVNATQGLAVLGRRNFGPTNATLVVRYPDDPYDRAWTPWIDTEEWSEISTTEQVGGTAMAPPSAVMQTAITPLNASKNIEFSWDAVPNHVYPTSGYICILHVVELQSLDAKATRQFFITINGRTFYHLPVTPHYLFTDTFYNTAPHWGFNQYKVTMNATANSTLPPVISAAEIFSIISTANVGTYGQDVSAIMAIKDNYQLKKNWMGDPCVPKTLAWDGLSCSYDTSGPPRIITVNLSSSGLSGATSLYFSKLTTIQYLDLSHNNLTGSIPDVLSQLSSLKVIDLTDNQLNGSIPSGLLKRIQNGSLKLRYGDNPNLCSNGDSCQLTRKKINAVYIAVPIVILVVIAALVLLLWLLRRKKENSVKPQNEATDARSRSQSGNGHGLPQLENRRFTYKELEMITNNFQRVLGRGGFGSVYDGFLDDGTQVAVKLRSESSNQGVREFLTEAQTLTKIHHKNLVSLIGYCKDGEYLALVYEYMSEGTLEDKLRGKDGNAGPLTWRQRLRIALESAQGLEYLHKACSPAFVHRDVKTSNILLNANLEAKIADFGLLKAFRREDDTHVSTDRVVGTHGYLAPEYAAALQLTEKSDVYSFGVVLLEVITGKPPILRCPEPINIVQWVRQRLARGNIEDVVDAGLRGGCYDANAAWKAADVALKCTTQVPAQRPTMTDVVAQLQECLELEEGR; encoded by the exons ATGGCGGCTTGGTCGTGGTTGCCcctgctcgtcgccgtcgccgccgccgccgccgcacttcGCGTTCATGGCCAGGTCGCGCCTGACAGCACAG GGTTCATAAGCATAGACTGCGGCATCCCGGAGAAGAGCAGCTACGTGGACGGCGCCACCAAGCTGCCCTACGTCTCGGACGCCGGCTTCACCGACGCCGGCGCCAACCACAACGTCTCGGCCGAGTACATCAACCCGTCCTTCTCCAGGCGCTACCTCAACGTGCGCAGCTTCCCCGGCGCGCCGCGCAGCTGCTACACCCTCGGCTCCCTCACGCCGGGGTCCAAGTACCTCTTCCGCGCTGTGTTCATGTACGGCAACTACGACGGGCTCAACAAGCCGCCGGTCTTCGACGTCCACCTCGGCGTCAACTACTGGACGACGGTGAacgtcaccgccgcctccgctgcggTTCTGGCCGAGGCCATCGCCGTCGTCCCGGACGACTCCGTGCAGGTCTGCCTGGTGGACACCGGCGCTGGGACGCCGTTCATCTCCGGGCTGGACCTGAGGCCGCTGACGAGCGCGCTGTACCCGCAAGTGAACGCGACGCAGGGGCTGGCCGTGCTCGGCCGGCGCAACTTCGGGCCGACCAATGCTACGCTGGTGGTCAGGTACCCGGATGACCCGTACGACCGCGCCTGGACCCCGTGGATCGACACGGAGGAGTGGTCGGAGATCTCGACGACGGAGCAGGTGGGCGGgacggccatggcgccgccgtctGCCGTGATGCAGACCGCCATCACACCCCTCAACGCCTCCAAGAACATCGAGTTCTCGTGGGACGCCGTGCCGAACCACGTCTACCCCACGTCAGG GTACATCTGCATCTTACATGTCGTGGAGTTGCAGAGTCTAGACGCGAAGGCGACGCGCCAGTTCTTCATAACGATCAATGGCAGAACTTTCTACCATCTCCCCGTAACACCGCACTACCTCTTCACCGATACCTTCTATAACACAGCGCCCCACTGGGGTTTCAACCAGTACAAAGTCACAATGAACGCCACGGCGAACTCGACGCTGCCGCCGGTCATCAGCGCCGCCGAGATTTTCTCAATCATATCTACAGCCAACGTTGGCACGTATGGACAGGAtg TTTCTGCAATTATGGCGATCAAGGACAACTATCAGCTAAAGAAGAACTGGATGGGTGACCCCTGCGTTCCGAAGACTCTTGCGTGGGATGGGTTGAGCTGCAGCTATGACACTTCCGGTCCTCCTAGAATCATAACTGT AAATCTTTCATCCAGTGGCTTAAGTGGTGCTACATCATTGTACTTCTCCAAACTCACAACAATCCAGTACTT GGATTTGTCGCACAATAACTTGACAGGCTCAATTCCTGACGTCCTTTCACAACTGTCCTCTCTGAAGGTTAT AGATTTGACAGACAATCAGCTTAATGGATCGATTCCATCCGGGCTTCTGAAAAGGATTCAAAATGGCTCCCTGAAGCTGAG GTATGGAGACAACCCAAACCTTTGCAGCAATGGAGATTCTTGCCAGCTCACAAGAAAGAAGATCAATGCGGTATATATTGCTGTTCCAATAGTGATACTTGTGGTGATTGCAGCACTGGTACTATTGCTTTGGTTACTGAGAAGAAAGAAAG AGAACAGTGTGAAGCCACAGAATGAGGCGACCGACGCGCGGTCACGCTCCCAGAGTGGTAATGGACATGGGTTGCCGCAGCTTGAGAACCGCCGGTTCACGTACAAGGAGCTGGAGATGATCACGAATAACTTCCAGCGCGTGCTTGGCCGAGGAGGATTCGGGTCTGTCTACGATGGCTTCTTGGATGATGGCACCCAGGTCGCAGTCAAGCTGCGGTCTGAATCTTCCAATCAAGGTGTCAGAGAGTTCCTGACAGAG GCTCAGACCTTAACAAAGATCCATCACAAGAATCTTGTCTCCTTGATCGGTTACTGCAAGGATGGAGAGTACTTGGCACTTGTCTATGAGTATATGTCAGAAGGAACCCTGGAGGACAAACTTAGAG GGAAAGATGGCAACGCTGGACCTCTAACCTGGAGACAGAGGCTCCGCATTGCACTGGAGTCCGCACAAG GGCTTGAGTATCTGCACAAGGCGTGCAGCCCAGCTTTCGTACACAGGGACGTGAAGACGTCGAACATCCTGCTAAATGCAAACCTCGAGGCCAAGATCGCCGATTTCGGCCTGCTCAAGGCCTTCCGCCGCGAAGACGACACCCATGTGTCCACAGACAGGGTGGTCGGCACACATGGCTACCTTGCCCCTGA GTACGCGGCGGCCTTGCAGCTGACGGAgaagagcgacgtgtacagcttcggcgtcgtgCTGCTGGAGGTGATCACGGGGAAGCCGCCGATCCTGCGGTGTCCGGAGCCCATCAACATCGTGCAGTGGGTGCGGCAGCGCCTTGCGCGCGGGAACATCGAGGACGTGGTGGACGCGGGCCTGCGTGGCGGCTGCTACGACGCCAACGCCGCGTGGAAGGCCGCCGACGTCGCGCTCAAGTGCACCACGCAGGTGCCCGCGCAGCGGCCCACCATGACCGACGTGGTGGCGCAGCTGCAGGAGTGCCTCGAGCTCGAGGAAGGCCGCTGA
- the LOC101761583 gene encoding putative leucine-rich repeat receptor-like protein kinase At2g19210, with the protein MERSTPRAMAPAAARSRLLLLYLAVAATAGVLQARAQPDSIGFISIDCGLPGTASYVDDTTKLAYVPDAAFVDTGSNQNISAEYITPTLAKRYHNVRSFPDGVRNCYTLRSIVAGLKYLLRATFKYGNYDKLGRPPIFDLYIGVNFWTMVNITDADSPVPLEAIVLVPDDFVQVCLVNTGSGTPFISGLDLRPLKTTLYPQVNATQGLVLYNRLNFGPTNSTAIIRYPDDPHDRVWIPWVNTAIWNSVSTTLRVEDLEDGDIFEVPTKVMQTAITPRNVSQNIEFSWDPDPQPKDPTPGYVANMHFSELQRLPANAGRQFYINLNGKPWYPKAYKPIYLISDAIYNHNPARGFPHYNISINSTANSTLPPMINAVEVFSVISTTNVGTDSQDVSAITAIRAKYGVKKNWMGDPCVPKTLAWDGLACSYAISSPPRITSVNLSFSGLDGDISSSFANLKAVQYMDLSHNNLAGSVPDSLSQLSSLTFLDLTGNKLSGSIPSGLLKRIQDGSLNLRYGDNPNLCTNGNSCQTTKRKTKLAIYIAVPVVLVVVTVSVVVLLLCFCRRKKQGSTSNSVKPQNETPMSHAPAGGGSYPQSTLQLENRRFTYKELEMITNNFQRVLGRGGFGYVYDGFLEDGTQVAVKLRSDSSNQGVKEFLAEAQTLTRIHHKNLVSMIGYCKDGDYMALVYEYMSEGTLQEHISGNGRNTGFLSWRQRLKIALESAQGLEYLHKGCNPPLIHRDVKAANILLNAKLEAKIADFGLTKAYHDNDTHVSTNTLVGTLGYVDPEYHTTMQPTTKSDVYSFGVVLLELVTGRPAILRDPEPTTIIQWARQRLARGNIEGVADPRMRGDHDVNSVWKAADIALKCTAQSSAQRPTMADVVAQLQECLELEEARAGGGGDANGGYDYTGSSSDPYSGYNAHAADGHSTDDVSQTSTGFEVEHHFGRVPTMPTGPAAR; encoded by the exons ATGGAGCGATCCACGCCGAGAGCAATGGCACCAGCAGCGGCAAGGTCGCGGCTGCTGCTTCTctacctcgccgtcgccgccaccgccggcgtccTCCAAGCTCGTGCGCAGCCTGACAGCATCG GTTTCATCAGCATCGACTGTGGCCTGCCGGGGACGGCGAGCTACGTGGACGACACCACCAAGCTGGCGTACGtcccggacgccgccttcgTCGACACCGGCTCGAACCAGAACATCTCGGCCGAGTACATCACGCCGACGCTCGCCAAGCGCTACCACAACGTGCGCAGCTTCCCCGACGGCGTGCGCAACTGCTACACGCTCCGCTCCATCGTGGCGGGGCTCAAGTACCTCCTCCGCGCCACCTTCAAGTACGGAAACTACGACAAGCTCGGCCGGCCGCCCATCTTCGACCTCTACATCGGCGTCAACTTCTGGACCATGGTGAACATCACGGACGCCGACAGCCCTGTGCCCCTCGAGGCCATTGTCCTCGTGCCGGACGATTTCGTGCAGGTCTGCCTGGTGAACACCGGCTCAGGGACGCCGTTCATCTCCGGGCTGGACCTGAGGCCGCTCAAGACCACGCTCTACCCGCAGGTGAACGCGACGCAGGGCCTCGTCCTCTACAACAGGTTGAACTTCGGCCCGACCAATAGCACGGCAATCATCAG GTACCCTGATGATCCACACGACCGTGTTTGGATACCTTGGGTCAACACCGCCATCTGGAACTCTGTGTCGACGACACTGAGGGTGGAGGACCTAGAAGACGGCGACATTTTCGAGGTGCCGACCAAGGTGATGCAGACGGCGATCACGCCGCGGAACGTGTCCCAGAACATCGAGTTCTCCTGGGACCCGGACCCGCAGCCCAAGGATCCGACGCCGGGCTACGTCGCCAACATGCACTTCTCCGAGCTGCAGCGCCTGCCCGCCAACGCCGGGCGCCAGTTCTACATCAACCTCAATGGCAAGCCGTGGTACCCAAAGGCCTACAAGCCAATATACCTCATCTCCGATGCCATCTACAACCACAACCCCGCCCGGGGCTTCCCCCACTACAacatctccatcaactccaccGCCAACTCCACGTTGCCGCCGATGATCAACGCCGTCGAGGTCTTCTCTGTCATCTCCACCACCAACGTTGGCACGGACTCCCAAGACG TATCTGCCATCACGGCGATCAGGGCCAAGTATGGGGTGAAGAAGAACTGGATGGGTGACCCGTGCGTACCCAAGACTCTCGCGTGGGATGGGTTGGCATGCAGCTATGCCATTTCCAGTCCTCCAAGGATCACCAGCGT AAACCTGTCCTTCAGCGGCTTGGACGGTGATATATCGTCTTCTTtcgcaaatctcaaggccgtcCAATACAT GGATCTGTCACACAACAACTTGGCAGGCTCAGTTCCTGACTCCCTTTCACAATTATCTTCACTGACATTTCT AGATTTGACAGGCAACAAGCTCAGTGGATCAATTCCCTCGGGACTTCTCAAAAGAATTCAAGACGGCTCCCTAAATCTAAG ATATGGCGATAATCCAAACCTCTGCACCAATGGCAACTCATGTCAGACGACAAAAAGGAAGACCAAGCTTGCCATCTACATTGCTGTTCCTGTAGTTCTGGTTGTGGTGACAGTATCAGTGGTAGTGCTGCTCCTCTGCTTCTGTAGACGTAAAAAGCAAG GATCCACAAGCAACTCTGTGAAGCCTCAGAATGAGACGCCGATGAGCCACGCGCCAGCAGGTGGCGGCTCATACCCGCAGAGCACGTTGCAGCTTGAGAACCGCCGCTTCACGTACAAGGAGCTGGAGATGATCACGAACAACTTCCAGCGCGTGCTCGGCCGGGGAGGCTTCGGCTACGTCTACGACGGCTTCTTGGAGGATGGCACGCAGGTGGCTGTGAAGCTGCGGTCAGATTCTTCCAACCAGGGCGTCAAGGAGTTCCTCGCTGAG GCCCAGACCTTGACAAGGATTCATCACAAGAATCTGGTTTCGATGATCGGTTACTGCAAGGACGGGGACTACATGGCACTTGTCTACGAGTACATGTCCGAAGGAACCCTGCAAGAGCACATTTCAG GAAATGGCCGCAACACTGGGTTCTTAAGCTGGAGACAGAGGCTCAAGATTGCACTGGAGTCAGCCCAAG GGCTGGAGTATCTACACAAGGGGTGCAACCCGCCTCTCATTCACAGGGATGTGAAGGCGGCCAACATCCTACTGAATGCAAAACTGGAGGCCAAGATCGCCGATTTTGGCTTGACAAAGGCTTATCATGACAACGATACCCATGTATCTACAAACACACTTGTTGGTACACTCGGATACGTTGATCCAGA GTACCATACGACGATGCAGCCAACGACCAAaagcgacgtgtacagcttcggcgtcgtgCTGCTGGAGCTGGTCACGGGGAGGCCGGCCATCCTGCGGGACCCGGAGCCGACGACCATCATCCAGTGGGCGCGGCAGCGCCTCGCGCGGGGCAACATCGAGGGCGTCGCGGACCCACGGATGCGCGGCGACCACGACGTCAACAGCGTGTGGAAGGCCGCGGACATCGCTCTCAAGTGCACCGCGCAGTCGTCGGCGCAGCGGCCCACCATGGCCGACGTCGTGGCGCAGCTGCAGGAGTGCCTCGAGCTCGAGGAGGCtcgcgccggcggtggtggtgacgCGAACGGCGGCTACGACTacaccggcagcagcagcgaccCCTACTCGGGTTACAATGCGCACGCCGCTGATGGCCATTCCACCGACGACGTGAGCCAGACCAGCACCGGGTTTGAGGTGGAGCACCACTTTGGAAGGGTGCCAACAATGCCGACGGGTCCTGCTGCACGTTGA